In the genome of Verrucomicrobiota bacterium, one region contains:
- a CDS encoding 3-isopropylmalate dehydratase, with protein sequence MQSVFTGPVYVVGDNIDTDQIIPAQYLTLVPTISDEYEKLGSYAMCGLPDALYPIRFVDEGQVDSRYPIVVGGRNFGCGSSREHAPIALGSANAKVVLAESFARIFFRNCVATGELYPCECLDRLCEILKTGDVVKVDLDAATVTVEKTGMAYRFKPLGDVRPVVDAGGLFNYARQSGMIQAQKA encoded by the coding sequence GGGATAATATCGACACGGATCAGATTATCCCGGCGCAGTATTTGACGCTCGTGCCCACCATTTCGGACGAATACGAGAAGCTGGGCAGCTATGCGATGTGCGGGCTGCCGGATGCGCTTTATCCGATTCGCTTCGTTGACGAAGGCCAGGTGGACAGCCGTTATCCCATTGTCGTGGGCGGGCGGAATTTTGGCTGCGGCAGTTCGCGAGAACACGCCCCGATCGCGCTCGGCTCGGCGAATGCCAAAGTCGTGCTGGCGGAGAGTTTTGCCCGGATTTTCTTCCGCAACTGCGTCGCCACCGGCGAACTGTATCCCTGCGAATGCCTGGATCGCCTGTGCGAAATCCTCAAGACCGGAGATGTGGTGAAAGTCGATCTGGATGCCGCTACCGTGACGGTGGAGAAGACAGGCATGGCGTATCGATTCAAGCCGTTAGGCGATGTCCGGCCTGTGGTGGACGCTGGAGGCCTCTTCAACTACGCGCGCCAGAGCGGGATGATTCAGGCACAGAAAGCCTGA